From one Bdellovibrionota bacterium genomic stretch:
- a CDS encoding HAMP domain-containing sensor histidine kinase — MWPNDPLPANPTSLRFKLAQNDSAPVSFEEFSVPISNQSLVGFVAVTRKPLRFEDVYQIPEDAPYRFNVQFDEKSGYRSKSLLSVAMSNHRDQLIGVVQLWNKKRNARIKLSPSNTNDQAIPFDEGDFDLLACLASQAAVAIENAGLYRQAQEMIRSRDQFLSIASHELRTPLTAMILQLKVVLRKAEAGEKSHNELLTVERHVENMTTMVNNLLDISRIQAGRLELHLEEVDLGVVVREVLAKYKEVLNQNGCSLQVREHGPVMGRWDRARIAEVVSSLLSNAAKFGRGKPIAIEITADSENGRFTIQDSGIGIAPEDSERIFERFERAVSERNYGGFGLGLWVARQVVEAMHGNISVESRPDEGAKFTVLLPKSLSSNRA; from the coding sequence ATTTGGCCGAACGACCCTTTACCGGCCAATCCCACATCGCTCCGCTTTAAACTCGCTCAAAACGACTCGGCGCCTGTCTCTTTCGAAGAATTCTCGGTTCCAATTAGCAACCAAAGCCTAGTGGGTTTCGTGGCGGTGACTCGAAAACCGCTTCGATTCGAGGATGTTTATCAAATTCCGGAAGACGCTCCTTATCGTTTCAACGTCCAGTTCGATGAAAAGAGCGGTTATCGCTCCAAGTCGCTCCTTTCCGTCGCCATGTCCAACCACAGGGATCAGTTGATCGGAGTGGTGCAACTTTGGAACAAGAAGAGAAACGCGAGAATAAAGCTCTCTCCCTCTAACACGAACGACCAAGCGATTCCGTTTGACGAAGGAGATTTCGACCTTTTGGCATGCCTGGCCTCTCAGGCGGCGGTCGCGATTGAAAATGCGGGTCTTTATCGCCAAGCCCAGGAAATGATCCGCTCGCGCGATCAATTTCTCTCCATCGCTTCCCACGAACTTCGCACTCCCTTGACCGCGATGATCCTGCAACTGAAAGTCGTCCTTCGCAAGGCCGAGGCCGGTGAGAAGTCGCATAATGAACTTTTAACGGTGGAACGGCATGTCGAGAACATGACGACCATGGTCAACAACCTTCTCGACATATCCCGCATTCAGGCCGGTCGATTAGAATTACATTTGGAAGAAGTCGACCTCGGCGTGGTTGTCCGCGAGGTGTTGGCCAAATACAAAGAGGTGCTCAACCAAAACGGATGCAGTCTGCAGGTTCGGGAGCACGGCCCGGTGATGGGAAGGTGGGATCGAGCAAGAATTGCGGAAGTCGTGTCAAGCCTCCTCTCGAATGCCGCGAAATTTGGAAGGGGAAAACCGATCGCGATCGAAATTACCGCGGATTCGGAAAACGGTCGTTTTACGATTCAAGATTCTGGAATCGGAATCGCTCCCGAAGATTCCGAACGAATCTTTGAACGGTTTGAACGGGCGGTGTCGGAACGAAATTACGGCGGCTTCGGATTGGGCCTGTGGGTCGCGCGGCAAGTCGTCGAGGCAATGCACGGAAACATCTCGGTGGAAAGTCGACCCGACGAAGGGGCGAAATTCACTGTGCTTCTTCCGAAATCCCTTTCGTCGAACCGAGCATAA
- a CDS encoding response regulator yields the protein MATGSKKTKFLEILLVENSSLDARLTTETFKDSKFKSHLHVLSSGEEALSFLRRQPPYEDAIHPDLILLDLKLQREDGYAVLKEIKEDPKLKQTPVIILTGSEAREDVLKSYGLYANSFVTKPLEMYDFLQTLQAIEHYWLNVATLPPR from the coding sequence ATGGCTACCGGCTCAAAAAAGACTAAATTCCTAGAGATCTTGCTCGTCGAAAACAGTTCGTTGGATGCAAGGCTGACTACGGAAACGTTTAAGGATTCCAAGTTCAAAAGCCACCTGCACGTGTTATCGTCTGGAGAAGAGGCGTTGTCTTTTCTTCGCCGTCAGCCGCCCTACGAGGACGCCATTCACCCCGACCTCATCCTGCTTGATCTCAAGTTACAGAGAGAAGACGGTTACGCGGTGCTGAAGGAGATCAAGGAAGATCCGAAATTGAAACAAACCCCGGTCATTATATTAACCGGTTCGGAAGCGCGGGAAGATGTATTGAAAAGTTACGGTCTTTACGCCAACTCGTTTGTTACAAAGCCGCTCGAGATGTACGATTTTCTCCAGACCTTGCAAGCCATTGAGCATTACTGGCTTAATGTAGCCACCTTGCCACCTCGTTAG
- a CDS encoding carbon-nitrogen hydrolase family protein, with product MKIAVAQLNSQEDWRKNLLSVATAVERAVRFNAQAIVFPENALYMGNPEHLSRIARELWKDKAMPTIQSMARKHRIAILLGSYPEYRRDSTRVFNTSLFIDERGRILGRYRKIHLFDVTTPGRRAYRESKNVCAGDKLVTFKWRGIILGMSICYDVRFPEMYRDLARRGADCLIVPSAFTHETGKEHWHTLLRARAIENLATVIAPAQTGRHPLGRRTFGHSLVVSPWGKVLLDAGTRPGIQFARLSPGESNRLRRQFPVAG from the coding sequence ATGAAGATCGCTGTCGCGCAGCTCAACTCCCAAGAAGATTGGCGAAAGAACCTCCTTTCTGTGGCGACTGCTGTGGAAAGGGCGGTTCGCTTTAATGCACAAGCGATCGTTTTTCCCGAAAATGCGCTCTATATGGGAAATCCTGAACATCTCAGCCGGATTGCGCGGGAGCTGTGGAAGGACAAGGCAATGCCAACCATTCAATCGATGGCGCGCAAGCATCGGATCGCGATTCTACTCGGCAGTTATCCGGAATATCGTCGAGATTCGACGCGCGTTTTCAACACCAGTCTCTTCATCGACGAACGAGGTCGAATCCTTGGGCGATATCGGAAGATCCACCTTTTCGATGTCACTACGCCCGGCCGACGGGCCTATCGGGAATCGAAGAATGTGTGTGCCGGAGACAAGCTGGTGACGTTCAAATGGCGCGGAATCATTCTTGGAATGTCGATCTGTTACGACGTTCGCTTCCCCGAGATGTACCGAGACTTAGCGCGTCGTGGTGCGGACTGTTTGATCGTTCCTTCGGCGTTTACGCATGAAACGGGGAAGGAACACTGGCATACCCTTTTGCGGGCTCGGGCGATCGAAAATCTGGCCACGGTAATCGCCCCGGCTCAAACCGGAAGACACCCCCTCGGCCGGCGAACGTTTGGGCACTCGCTCGTGGTTTCTCCCTGGGGAAAGGTCCTGCTGGACGCCGGCACACGCCCGGGGATTCAGTTCGCCCGGCTTTCGCCCGGAGAATCAAACCGACTTCGAAGGCAGTTCCCCGTTGCGGGCTGA
- a CDS encoding cation:proton antiporter — translation MGLPFLGELLVLTGVGVLATLLVARFRLPAVAGLLLAGAVVGPHGLGLVADIEGTKKLAEVGVALLLFTIGLEFSLASFARIGRLLILGGSLQVGLTILGVMAIFWFTGHSVTRGIFFGFLVALSSTAIVLRGLSERRELDAPHGRFIMGTLIFQDLCVVPMMLVLPVLSGSGANGTFTAMATALAKAAALVIAVGFLARTIVPKLFAHVDALRVREIFLLSVLAVSSGTIYVTSLAGLSYALGALLAGMIFSESEYAHRAMTEVLPLRDVFSSLFFMSVGMLFDGHVLHEYPAEVILVFLGLFVGKGLIATVSCMAMRFPAWVAWLSGVSLAQFSEFGFVLASTGMSLGLMTAGESRIFFAAGIFSMFITPLAIRVAPHVTAGMNLLRPLERLMGVRGIDEVHRKEKNLKDHIVVAGYGLGGQIVTDALRESKISHVAIDLNSDTVRLARAGGRPVYYGDATSEETLRHAGVEHARALVLLLNDATSNRRVIAAAKRVAPNTPVFARTHYVSERPSLKDLGASDVVFEELEAGVEMMARVLRHMGIPRNILSERVREIRQKTQLSARKTTFASQPLSAFRELEKIKVETYEIRASDCANGKSAIQIGLRQKTGAFVIAVQRAGDVAELPNGDFVLRQGDVVYLAGARASISNAFSVLESGEVESTA, via the coding sequence GTGGGACTTCCTTTTCTGGGTGAGCTGCTTGTTTTAACGGGCGTAGGAGTTCTGGCAACGTTGCTGGTGGCGCGCTTTCGCCTTCCGGCGGTTGCGGGGCTATTGCTCGCCGGAGCCGTCGTGGGTCCCCACGGTCTCGGCCTGGTCGCCGATATTGAAGGGACGAAAAAGCTCGCCGAAGTGGGGGTAGCCCTCCTCCTGTTTACGATCGGTCTGGAATTCTCGTTGGCGAGTTTTGCGCGCATCGGACGACTTCTCATCCTGGGTGGCTCGCTACAAGTCGGCCTCACGATTCTGGGCGTTATGGCCATCTTTTGGTTTACGGGCCATTCGGTCACGCGCGGTATTTTCTTCGGTTTCTTGGTCGCTCTATCCAGCACGGCCATTGTTTTGAGAGGACTTTCAGAGCGGCGGGAGTTGGACGCTCCTCACGGCCGATTCATCATGGGGACCCTCATTTTTCAGGACCTGTGCGTCGTCCCGATGATGCTCGTTTTGCCCGTCTTAAGCGGCTCCGGTGCAAACGGAACATTTACAGCCATGGCAACGGCTTTGGCGAAAGCGGCGGCATTGGTAATAGCCGTCGGTTTTCTCGCGCGCACGATCGTGCCGAAACTCTTCGCGCACGTGGACGCTTTGCGGGTTCGAGAGATCTTTCTTCTATCTGTCTTGGCCGTAAGTTCGGGCACAATTTATGTGACTTCCTTAGCTGGCTTGTCGTACGCCTTGGGCGCTCTTCTCGCAGGGATGATTTTCTCCGAATCGGAGTACGCTCATCGAGCGATGACGGAAGTGCTGCCTCTGCGCGATGTCTTTTCGAGCCTTTTTTTCATGTCGGTCGGCATGTTGTTCGACGGACATGTCCTGCACGAGTACCCTGCGGAGGTCATTCTGGTGTTTCTCGGCCTGTTCGTGGGAAAAGGCTTGATTGCTACCGTTTCCTGCATGGCGATGCGTTTCCCCGCTTGGGTGGCCTGGCTGTCGGGCGTCAGTCTCGCGCAATTCAGCGAGTTCGGATTTGTCCTCGCCAGTACAGGGATGAGCCTGGGCCTCATGACGGCCGGCGAATCCCGCATTTTTTTCGCCGCGGGAATTTTCAGTATGTTTATCACGCCGCTGGCGATTCGGGTTGCTCCGCACGTAACCGCGGGAATGAATCTCCTCCGTCCCCTGGAGCGCTTGATGGGCGTGCGCGGTATCGACGAAGTTCATCGAAAAGAAAAAAATCTCAAAGACCACATCGTCGTGGCCGGTTACGGCTTGGGCGGCCAAATTGTTACGGACGCGCTTCGAGAGTCCAAAATTTCCCATGTTGCCATCGACTTGAATTCGGATACGGTGCGCCTGGCCCGAGCCGGAGGAAGGCCGGTTTACTACGGGGATGCCACAAGCGAAGAAACTCTTCGACACGCGGGAGTGGAACATGCGCGGGCTCTGGTTCTGTTGCTGAATGATGCGACGTCGAACCGACGGGTGATTGCGGCCGCAAAGAGAGTGGCTCCGAACACGCCCGTGTTTGCGCGAACCCACTACGTTTCCGAGCGTCCCTCCTTAAAAGATCTGGGTGCTTCCGATGTCGTATTCGAGGAATTGGAAGCCGGTGTGGAAATGATGGCGCGCGTGCTCCGCCACATGGGGATTCCCCGCAACATTCTCTCCGAACGGGTGCGGGAGATTCGGCAGAAGACACAACTCAGCGCTCGAAAAACCACGTTCGCCTCCCAGCCACTTTCGGCTTTTCGCGAACTTGAAAAAATCAAAGTGGAGACGTACGAAATTCGCGCCTCGGATTGCGCGAATGGAAAGAGTGCGATTCAAATCGGCCTCCGCCAAAAAACCGGAGCGTTTGTAATTGCCGTTCAACGAGCGGGCGACGTTGCCGAACTGCCGAACGGCGACTTCGTATTACGTCAGGGCGACGTCGTCTACCTTGCGGGCGCTCGCGCGAGCATATCGAACGCGTTTTCTGTGTTGGAAAGCGGCGAAGTCGAATCGACCGCCTAA